The Mustelus asterias chromosome 30, sMusAst1.hap1.1, whole genome shotgun sequence DNA segment cagccagagttggccacttttaaactgctgcgacaacagatcatagaaatcatagaaaccctacagtgcagaaggaggccattcggcccatcgagtctgcaccgaccacaatcccacccaggccctacccccacatatttacccactaatccctctaacctacgcatctcaggactctaaggggcaatttttaacctggccaatcaacctaacccgcacgtctttggactttggatgaatgaacaccgctcgacaatcatcaggcaagactgttctcttcctgtgggggagcacttcagcagtcacgggcattcagccttggatcttcaggtaagcattctccaaggcggccttcacgacacacgacaacgcagagtcgctgagcagaaactgatagccaagttacacacacatgaggacggcctcaaccgggatgttggatttatgtcacattatctgtaacccccacagctttccccctggacttgcagaatctcactagctgttctgtctggagacaatacacatctctttaacctgtgttaaatgctccctccacccacattgtctgtacctttaagacctggctggttgtagggattcgcattctaatcagtattctgtaacttgatttgtgtctctgtgcactgtttgagagcacatttccactccatctgacgaaggagcagcgctccgaaagcttatggtatttgctaccaaataaacttgttggactttaacctggtgttgtgagactcactGGAGCCCCAGGCCATTCTTGCCATCCTGCCAGGTCTCGGGTACTGAGGCCAGTAGTAAAGTTTATTAATGCGTCACAAGAAGGTTTACATTCGCACTGTaagtaagttactgtgaaaatccccgagtcgccacactccggcacctgttcgggtacactgagggagaattcagcatggccaatgcacctaaccattatggtatttgctaccaaataaacctgttggactttaacctggtgttgtgagacctcttaccgtgttcaccccagtccaacgctggcatcgccacatcatcccCTCCTGTCCACCAGAGGTCGCTGTAGGCCTcccagctgctgctcctcccagtgtcacctcttgcccactccagCCCCTCCAGTACACCTCACTGGAGCCCCAGGCCATTCTTGCCATCCTGCCAGGTCTCGGGTACTGAGGCCAGtagtaaagtttattaatgtGTCACAAGAAGGTTTACATTCGCACTGTaagtaagttactgtgaaaatccccgagtcgccacactccggcacctgttcgggtacactgagggagaattcagcttggtcaatgcacccaaccagcacatcttttggactgtgggaggaaaccggagcacctggaggaaatccacagacacgtggaaaatgtgcaaactccacacagtgacccaagccgggaatcaaatccaaatccctggcgctaaccactgtgccactgtaccacccagtgcTCTGAGGTTAAGTTTCTTCTTCAAACCTAagaagattcagtgtcacatcagGGCGGGGAAAAAGGAGTCCATTGGCTTCAGATGGATAATGGTAAAAGTTAATATCCCAATTTATTCACTTTATTCCTTCAAGCTGAGGTTTACAAAGTGAGAATTCCGCTGTTTATAGCAGTGACTAAATAAGCAATGACACTGATCCTATATTTAAATTAGTCTGGAATACACCTCAATTTCACACAGGTTAACATTTTTCAAGCATTTGGAACCCCAAATGTCTGCTGACGTGTCATCCAGAGCTGTTTTCCTGGCAGTTTGTGTCAGTAGTAGGCTGCCGTTACCATCCACTCTTGGGCAGGGTGAGGAGACAGCTCCGACaccgacctcagctggaatggggaTTGAACCATACATTAGTCCGCAGGCCAGCAATGCTGCAGGAAttgcaaaggggctgcacagaggtcCAGAATTAGAAGAGGGGGTTGTGAAGATGGAGGAAGCGTCTGCAAGACATGGGGACATTTTGGATTATCTCAaaattacagaatgtgggagaccagtcaggaatgtgttgaaattgtcaagtctggcagtaatgtgtggatgtgggattcagcagcagatgaagggctgcacggtggaacagtggttagcactgctgcctgacagcagtgGGTTTctgtgtacgttctccctgtgtctgagtttcctctgggtgcttccgtttcctcctacattccaaagatgtgcaggttaggtggattggccatgtcaaattatcCGTTAGcgtccaaagaggtgtaggttagggggggttagcagggtaaatgcacaagggtacagggcccattgagtctgcaccgactctccaacagagcatcttacccaggccctatccccgtaaccacacatatttaccccgctgttCCACTGTGTTACTTATTCATTACAAAAGGACCAGAGTCTGAGGTTATAAATGGGTGAGTTTACTCCAATAGTAATTCCTTAACATCTGACAAGTTTACAGCTATTAACATCCCACCTATCAAATAGCTCCAGCCTACAGATGAGAGGACCAACATTCAGAGCTTTCAAATCCTCATCCTGAAGTTACAAAACAGACTTTAGTCATCGGCCTGCTGATACATcggcacattcacacaggggtggattggactgtgatctgtttattgttcatcttagttcaatacagtttctgagtgatttaaatttaaaacaaggtcTGCAGGCGTGAAGATTTATTGACATATGAATGAGAGGTGCTGTGGGGCATTCTACAAGCCCAACAGGGTTGATTTACATCAGAAAAACTCCAACTATCAGTATAAACATAATTCAGTCTGGGATgtaattaacagcagcaataacagcagaatcacacccctgtgatcactggtgaattcgctggtgtctcaccaggttgtatgactgggtgaatccctttccacacattgaacaagtgaacggcttctcctcactatgaacttgttggtgtctcagcagaatgGATGACcgggtgaatcctttcccacactcagtgcaggtgaacggtttGTCCTCAGAGTGATTTCGCTGGTGTGCGAGCAGAagttttctgcttttaaagctcttctcacagtcagaacatttgaacggtctctcatttgtgtgaacaagttggtgtgaagtgagagaggataaacaagtgaatcccttcccacacacagggcaggtgaacggcctctccccagtgtgagttcgctggtgtacagtgaggtcacctgatcgcctgaagccagtcccgcagtgagaacacatgaatggtctctcgtcagagtgaacacgttgatggtgacgcagttcctcagaacttttatagcccttcccgcagtctggacatttaaacagtctctcttcactgtgaactcgttggtgtttctgcaggttgaATGATCGGTTAaaccccttcccacattcagagcaggtgaatggcctctctccagtgtgaatgcgctcatgTTCCACAAGGTGGAATGATGTCCTGAACCCCTTctggcagtgggagcagctgaacggtgtgGAACCGGTGTGAATGTACTGGTGCTCCCGGAGTGTGCGTGGAGTTTCaaaactctttccacactcagtgcatttaAACTCTCTCCTGTCGGTGTGAActggctggtgtctctgcagggcagagaaatctgtgaatcccttcccacactcagagcaggtgaatggcctctcccctgtgtgaatgtgctGATGTATCAGCAGGgccgatgactgagtaaatccttttccacattcggagcaggtgaactgcctctccctgctgtgaatgcgctggtgaatcaACAGGCCAGctgtctgagtgaatcccttcccacacacagggcaggtaaaaggtctctctccagtgtgagtgcgttggtgatttTGCAGGTCaactggataattgaatcctttcccacagtctccacatttatacggtctctccctggtgtgactgcgcttgtgtctcgacaggccagatgatcgattgaagccttgtccacatacagaacacgtgtacagtgtcTCCTctctgtgaacggtgcttttttcttccatgttcaaaggcTGATGATGTTTAGATCATGATGAATCAAAGCTCCCTGTCTGATCTTGATGTGATCCTTGATTTACAATTTTCTGTAATTCCTCACCTTCTAATCCGCTgaaaaatgaattgaaaacaGAAAGAGGGAACCATGAGAGACAAGCCATAAATATACAAAGACAAAATGTGAAATTGAGTTGAACTAATCTGGTAAATTGTGGGATTCGGACTAGGACATAGTGGatatgaaagctgctggattgtgacaAAGCCTCAAACTGTTTACCAGTGCACTGAGGGAAAGGAACCCTCCACCTCTTCAGAGCCTACAACAAGAATCCAGCCTTTATGCGTGAAGAGGGAGAGGTCGGGAGGAGGGTGACGGAGAGAGACTTTATACATCAGCAACTCAACCAGGATTTTGGCAGAATCTCCTCAACCCACAATCTTCCCCACCTGGAAGTACCAGAGCAACTGGGACATGGGAAAACCACACAACTTCCTGACTTGGACaaatatcactgtcccttcaacGTGACTGGGTTAAAATTCTAATACTCTTGCATTGTGGGAGCACCTTTActatatggactgcagaggttcaagaagaagAAGGCCAACTATCACCATCACAAAGGACAATTGGTGATTGGTAACATATCGCTGTCTGTGATAGTAATTCAGGACAGATACCTGGGCCTTTTTTGTTCTTTTGCAAATCTGTATGAAACCTGCaatttcataagatataggagcagaattagaccattcggcccctcgagtccgctccgccattcaatcatggctgatatgcttctcatccccattttcctgccttctccccataacctttcaacccataaccaattaaaaatctgtccaactcctccttaaattactcactgcccagcatccaccgcactttggggtagcaaattccacagatgaacaaagaacaaagaacaatacagcacaggaacaggcccttcggccctccaagcccacgccgctccccggtccaggattgaatcctgaatccaggatccccgcccaattttccagcctatctacatcctaatatcctatccaccgagctgtccctcacagctacgatgctttgttcatcacaacctattaactcacccccacccccccattccagaccatgtgatctccagggagaggcgaaaacccagagtgaaaaccccagggccaatacggggaaaaaaaaaatctgggaaattcctctccgaccccctgtggcgatcgaaacgagtccaggagatcacactggccctgatcagaaaatgcttcccaaccctattcatttccacttctgctttacgaacaccatctgaattccctgcccccgagacaggttcccaactatccgcagtcttgctctgtactggcaccagcaagatgatcatagaatgaagccttgaaacgagaaacaaagaacaattagcccgcgccgctccctggtccaaactagaccactcttttgtatccctccattcccactccgttcatatagctgtctagataagtcttaaacgttcccagtgtgtccgcctccaccaccttgcccggcaacacattccaggcccccacgaccctctgtgtaaaatatgtccttctgatatctgtgttaaacctccccccttcaccttgaacctatgacccctcgtgaacgtcaccaccgacccggggaaaagcttcccaccgttcaccctatctatgcctttcataattttatacacctctattaagtctcccctcatcctccgtctttccaaggagaacaaccccagtttccccaatctctcctcataaccaagcccctccataccaggcaacatcctggtaaacctcctctgttctctctccaaagcctccacgtccttctggtagtgtggcgaccagaactggacgcagtattccaaatgtggccgaaccaacgttctatacatctgcaacatcagaccccaacttttatactctatgccccgtcctataaaggcaagcatgccatatgccttcttcaccaccttctccacctgtgacgtcaccttcaaagatctgtggacttgcacacccaggtccctctgcgtctctacaccctttatggttcttccatttatcgtgtagctcctccctacattattcccaccaaaatgcatcacttcgcatttatcaggattgaactccatctgccatttctttgcccaaatttccagccgatctatatccttctgtagcctctgacaatgttcctcactacctgctagtcctgccagttttgtgtcgtccgcaaacttactgatcaccccagttactccttcttccagatcatttatataaatcacaaacagcagaggtcccaatacagagccctgcggaacaccactcgtcacaggcctccagccggaaaaagacccttccactaccaccctctgtcttctatgaccaagccagttctccacccatctagccacctccccctttatcccatgagatccaacctttttcactagcctaccatgagggactttgtcaaacgctttactaaagtccatatagacaacatccacggcccttccttcgtcaaccattcaggtcacttcttcaaaaaagaaaggaaaacaaGGAAACAAAACCAATGACCGCTAcaatctaggaggacaaggacagtggacagatgggaaaaccaccacctggaagtccccctccaagccactcagcatcttgacttggaaatatgtcactgttccttcaatgtcattggatcaaaatcctggaattccctccctaacaacactgtggatgtacctccaccacatagactgcagcgattcaagaaggcagctcaccaccagcttttcaagggcaattaagaatgggcaataaatgctagtccagCCAATGACTAGAATCAATTGAACAATTTAAAAAATGACTTGGAATATCCATCAGAAAACAATCCTGACAGTTACTCAAATAAATACTTCACTCAGTCACACCAGCTTCTGAGGTTATATTTGACTGAAGTGGTTGGATtttgctgctgtttgtggaaaaCTTTGGGGAATTTgcccagtccattacacaaactagcctcccatccattgactccatctacacttcccgctgcctcggaaaagcagccaacataatcgagaatgtcacacaccccggacatactctcttcaaccTTTTTCCGACAagaaaaaagtacaaaagtctgagatcatgtaccaaccgattcaagaaacccttcttccttgctgccatcagacttttgaatagacctacttctcattaatttgatctttctctacagcctaactgtgactgtaatactacattctgcactctctcctttccttccctatgtacagtatgctttgtctgtatagtgcacaaggaataatgcttttcactgtacactaatacatgtgacaataataaatcaaatcaaaaaagaaccacacgcactccggacacactctcttccaccttcttccattgggaaataggatacaaaagtctgagatcaggtaccaactgactcaaaaacagcttaatccctgctgccatcagacttttgaatggagctgccttatattaagttgatcatttGCTACACCctggatatgactgtaacactacattctgcacccttttctttccttctctcctatctgctctatgaatggaatgctttgtctgtacagtgtgcaagaaataataattttcactgtaaaccataacatgtgacaataataaatcaaaattatcCACCAATTCCCACTTCTGTTCTTTCTGATGAATGAAGGATCTGTGCACAGCTTTTTCGaccctcctcccactctccacaTCACAGGAAAAAGATCACCAGTCAACAATAACGACTTTCAATGACGGAGGGTTTACCCAGCATTCGCCGCGGTGGTGAATGTCCCCTATTGACACCAGAGGAAGGCGCAATATCACCAGtattggcgcatgcgcactgtCAGTCATGGCGATGGAGTGAGTCTTTTTGTCTCTTTGCCACGGGGAAGGAAACGGAAATTCTGAGGGAGCGATGGAGCCGGCTCTGGAGAAGAAGAGTTTCTAAACACCTGGTGGACGCCTCAAACCACGATTGAGACTCGGCGCTTCCGTGTTTGCAGCTCCGGATCTTTTTCCGCCCGAGGCCCAAGTCCaggttaacggccgccatcttggatcaaCGAGAGGCGCATGCGCCAGGGGTCTTCGTGACGCAACACTGAGGGCGGGGCTTAGGTTTTACAGTTCCCACCGGGTCCTAGTTTCCAGTAAATCAGAATTCaaattatttattcgtgtcagaagtaggtttacattgacacgacaatgaagttactgtgaaaatcccctagtcgccacactccggcgcctgttcgggtccactgagagagaatttagcatggccagtgcacctaaccagcacatatttcggactgtgggaggaaacctgagcacctgaaggaaacccacacagacacagggataatctgcaaactccacacagacagtgacccaatccgggaactgAAGCcaggtctaaccac contains these protein-coding regions:
- the LOC144480636 gene encoding uncharacterized protein LOC144480636 — translated: MEEKSTVHREETLYTCSVCGQGFNRSSGLSRHKRSHTRERPYKCGDCGKGFNYPVDLQNHQRTHTGERPFTCPVCGKGFTQTAGLLIHQRIHSRERQFTCSECGKGFTQSSALLIHQHIHTGERPFTCSECGKGFTDFSALQRHQPVHTDRREFKCTECGKSFETPRTLREHQYIHTGSTPFSCSHCQKGFRTSFHLVEHERIHTGERPFTCSECGKGFNRSFNLQKHQRVHSEERLFKCPDCGKGYKSSEELRHHQRVHSDERPFMCSHCGTGFRRSGDLTVHQRTHTGERPFTCPVCGKGFTCLSSLTSHQLVHTNERPFKCSDCEKSFKSRKLLLAHQRNHSEDKPFTCTECGKGFTRSSILLRHQQVHSEEKPFTCSMCGKGFTQSYNLVRHQRIHQ